The Puntigrus tetrazona isolate hp1 unplaced genomic scaffold, ASM1883169v1 S000000007, whole genome shotgun sequence genomic sequence tttgtgttgagcAGGCAGAGTGAATGTGAAGGCAGGTGTGAGTTCACCTCCAGCCATGACCTCGGGCAGCGGCAACAATACGCCCACGGTGACCGGCAGCGCTCCGCAAAATGGCGAGAGTAAACCGCCGCCACAGGCAGTGGTGAAGCCCCAGATCCTCACTCATGTCATCGAGGGATTCGTGATTCAGGAGGGAGCTGAGCCTTTTCCAGTGAGTGCTTATTTCAGTCAATCCTGGCCTGGTGTTTAAGCAGCGCTTTCCTGTTTTGGGTACTTGCATAGTAATTTATCATAGTTTGCATTTAGTAAGACTGTTGTGTTTGAACtgcattttaagatgttttttttattgttatggtTAGATAAGTGTCGCTTGTGAACTTGTTAGAGACAACAACTAAAGCTGCtccatttgtaataaaatagcaaaagccTAAATATTGAAGTTGTTGTTACAAtactaaattgtacatttaaaatgtaaaataacattttgacatGAGGTTGGAGCTGATTTTGTCATTCACACACCACTTGTTACTAATCCTATAAGACTGACTCCTCTGTGGAATACAAGGAAAAGCTTTGAATGTGCTAATCTTCAAAGATATACTATTTTCTGTactccacagaaaaaaaatcaaatgggTTTTGGgcaaactttttatatattttaaataggcACACTTCCCTCTAGTGGACAATTTACCACAATCATACCTTGCATCTGCAGACTTAGAAGTTTCAAGCACATATCCCATACATGGGTAGACCTGAGCAAGCAGTCTATGTCCTAGTGTAAtgagtaatgtttttatgtaaaaccTTGTGAATGTATTCAGGTTGAACGTCCGTCCTTGTTGATTGAGAATTTAAAGAAGCAGAAGCAGCATCAGGCTTATTCAGACCTAGATAAGAGGTCACAGACCTTTCAAAGTGCAGACTCTGAGATGGAGGATCTTTCGCAGCAAGGTAAGGGTTAAGGCTGAAATGCACTACACACCGTTTAAAATCTGATCTTTTAAAACGCTAGGTGCCTTGTTGCTAAGAGACGCATGACCGTTAAAAATAATTGGTTTAAAATTGTTGCACGGCTCTGTGCATTAACTgctgtttcttttgaaaacagctgatgcCGATTTACTAATCGACTTTACTGATGAGATGCACATGAATATATCGCCGAATATATCTCCCAGCCCTAGGCTGAAAAACATGTCTGATAACGTTCAAATGGATAGATTCAAagtctgaagaaaaaaaaaatatctgagattttctgtgaaatctgCCAACTTCAATCTGCAGACTGGCTCTGACTTTCCTTAACTAGCGTCAACTTGTTCAGGCTGTAAAATTTGGGCAAAAatcacaatgtaaaaatgtattccgGGCTGAAATACCCCACGTGACTTTTGCCACAATTTACGAATGTTAGAGCTAGTTTGATTTCACATAAAACCGCATGGTATATAATGGGGACGTTTTATAGTTTCATGTGTCTAATGTTTTAGTGTGTATTTGGGTTGAAAGTCTGCTAGAACGTGGTCCTCGTCAAATATATGTCCAGTGGTTTAAAACCGTATTGAATCCTTCAGTTGCACACGTGATGCTTGTCCAATCAGTcatgtacattttttcataGAGCTGAATAGTCAGAATGCCGAGCCAATGCTGTCATGTGAATTCTGTGGAGCCGTAGACTTCGCGTATAACTTCAAGAGATCCAAGAGGTTTTGTTCCACTGTGTGCGCAAAGAGGTACGTGGATCCCTCTGTAGCCTGATTATAGATTGAGTATCAGTGGTGGATTGACTTGTTTTTCGTCTCCTTCAGGTACAATGTTGGATGCACAAAGCGCATGGGACTTTTCCCAAGAAAATCAACCTCAGAGAACCCAAAGAAACAGAAAGCCTCCAACGCCAATCATCATAACAGCACCGCTGATGTCAGGAAACGGGTAATCACCGTTTCTTCCCGTCGCGTTGCAGTGTCCTGTTANNNNNNNNNNNNNNNNNNNNNNNNNNNNNNNNNNNNNNNNNNNNNNNNNNNNNNNNNNNNNNNNNNNNNNNNNNNNNNNNNNNNNNNNNNNNNNNNNNNNNNNNNNNNNNNCAGTCGAGAGCTCCCTCTCCTGAC encodes the following:
- the LOC122332233 gene encoding polyhomeotic-like protein 2, with the protein product MTSGSGNNTPTVTGSAPQNGESKPPPQAVVKPQILTHVIEGFVIQEGAEPFPVERPSLLIENLKKQKQHQAYSDLDKRSQTFQSADSEMEDLSQQELNSQNAEPMLSCEFCGAVDFAYNFKRSKRFCSTVCAKRYNVGCTKRMGLFPRKSTSENPKKQKASNANHHNSTADVRKRVITVSSRRVAVRELPLLTQHFLASDPTKWNVEDVYEFICSLPGRWLFFVLFCARHK